In the genome of Sander vitreus isolate 19-12246 chromosome 13, sanVit1, whole genome shotgun sequence, one region contains:
- the LOC144527901 gene encoding palmitoyltransferase ZDHHC23-A-like, whose product MKWEKLKPPEPDDPMCCCECDYDQYGCCCDCEDLDEAFIRWLKDRPPKGGSQSPVLGAMIDKLEISMIPALVLLPVLLRVAALHYLLGIIILTALPILVLWYYYATHRKKRRTLFFLTLALFSLFHMYYLFITEILPRGDVSQLQVCAVTTGVILTVISLIHTKRGAGLVTTSLHKAHSHSLEGNKGSTHLNGSIQSASTGIAAEFQTTKEAVAAKWSSCHVCKIMRPPRAGHCRTCGSCVQRLDHHCIWINSCVGQANHRSFLLTLSVFVLTSLYGISLVLCSLCPQQYLMTALLYCPSVYSQSSMALCFTCAWYSSIVTGGLLHLLVVQVLNISFNVTEREAQLALRNKTGQRRLWGLVIVTGEYSRGFCHNWVEFLTMADASVSPRSSLTDLV is encoded by the exons ATGAAATGGGAGAAGTTAAAGCCTCCTGAGCCAGATGATCCTATGTGTTGCTGTGAGTGTGACTACGACCAGTACGGATGTTGCTGTGACTGTGAAGATCTGGATGAAGCCTTTATCAG GTGGCTGAAAGACAGACCACCTAAAGGTGGATCTCAGTCTCCTGTACTTGGGGCCATGATTGACAAACTGGAGATCTCCATGATCCCGGCGCTGGTGCTGCTACCTGTCCTGCTGCGGGTTGCAGCGTTGCACTACCTGCTGGGTATCATCATCCTGACAGCTCTGCCCATCCTGGTGCTGTGGTACTACTACGCCACGCACAGAAAGAAGAGACGCACCCTCTTCTTCCTCACTCTTGCACTCTTCTCCCTGTTCCACATGTATTATCTCTTCATCACAGAGATTTTACCTCGTGGGGACGTCAGCCAGCTGCAGGTGTGTGCTGTGACCACTGGGGTGATTCTCACTGTCATCTCTCTTATTCACACCAAGAGAGGCGCAGGATTGGTGACCACTTCACTACATAAAGCACACAGTCACAGTCTGGAGGGTAACAAGGGCTCCACACACCTTAATGGATCTATCCAatcagcctccacagggattgCAGCAGAGTTTCAGACAACAAAAGAGGCCGTGGCAGCAAAATGGAGCAGCTGTCATGTGTGCAAAATAATGCGACCCCCACGGGCCGGACACTGTCGAACCTGTGGTTCCTGTGTCCAGCGTCTGGACCACCACTGTATCTG GATAAACAGCTGTGTTGGACAGGCAAACCACCGCAGTTTCCTACTGACCCTCTCTGTGTTCGTGTTGACCTCTCTGTATGGAATCAGTTTGGTGCTCTGCAGCCTCTGTCCTCAACAGTATCTAATGACGGCTCTCCTCTACTGCCCCAGCGTCTACAGTCAGTCCAG CATGGCACTTTGCTTCACCTGTGCTTGGTACAGCAGCATTGTCACCGGTGGACTGCTTCACCTGTTGGTGGTACAAGTTCTGAATATCAGCTTCAATGTGACGGAGCGCGAGGCTCAGCTGGCTCTGAGGAACAAAACGGGCCAGAGGCGCCTGTGGGGACTCGTCATAGTGACAGGAGAGTATTCACGTGGCTTCTGTCACAACTGGGTTGAGTTCCTCACCATGGCAGATGCCTCGGTTTCTCCTCGCTCCAGCCTCACTGACTTGGTCTAG